CGCATCATTGAGGATGCGTTTGACAGAATTGGCGTCAGCATAGAGCCCCAGCTTTTTCAACTCCCCTGCGATCCGCTTGTAGCCCCAGAGGAGGTTTTCAGATCCGATGCGGGTGACGACGTCGCGAAGTTCCTGCGTCAGGCGCGGTCGTCCCACGGCCTGAAAGGGGCGCCCACCGCGCATCTGGGAAAGCCAGCGCTTGTAGGTCGCGGGCTTGGCCACTTTCATTAGCCCGTCGACATCATGCCCGCATTCTTCCCCGATGCGTAACAGTTCGGCTTTTTCGGCAGGCGACAGGATGATCCTTTCCGTTGGAATGCGTACCCGCAAGATTGTGATCTGGGCCTTTAGCAGCCTTAGTTGCGCATTGTGCCGCGGTATGAAAAACTGATTTAGGAAGACCAGAAGGAGGGATAGGGTCGAATTCATCTTGCCGGGCTCCACAGCGGCGTTTAAAAATGACGCTATGTCAGGGTGATGGGTCTTGCTTACATTTTGGCACCCCTCTCAGGGAAGCGAAAATCGCCGGGGTCAGCTGATGGCCGTCATCAAGCTGGGGTAGGGGGCCTGTCGAGGTCTTTGCCCGAACGTTTTTCTGCATGATTGCAATCTGCAGACCTGCAATGCGATCGGGATACCCTCTAGAATTTTGTGGATAGTTTGGATGTCAGACCATCTCGAGGCATGTCACACAGGTTCGCGATTTGGATTCAATGATTTCAACGGGTTGGATCGAGAGAGATTTGGGGGCCAGGTTGGCTCCCTCCGCCATAAAGACTACATAAAATACTGTTTTGTTGGGGCTTTTTGGTAGGTGCGCTAAAGCTGGATACAGTTAAGGATACACTTCATTCAGTTATGCGTCCGGTGCCACGAACAGCCCTAACCTACCTTTTCTAGTAACGTCATTTCCGCAAGGTAAACATAAACCCCCTACAAAATTTGCTGGCGCTAAGATGCAAAAGCCGCGCGAACCACCCTCAATCACGGCTTTGCCAGAGGACCCGCTCACTGCGCCTCTTCGTCTGCCAGTTCTTCGATAGCCAACGCCTCGGTGCGTAGGTGCGCGGCTGTCAGGCGTAGCTTCTCGACATAAGCCGCCGTCTCAGCTGCAGTGTTGCCTGTCGCCCATCGGTCAAGGACGGTTTCCACGGCGCGCTCGACCTCTCGGCGGACGCGGGCCTCTGTCGTGAATGGTCGGCGCTTCGACTTCACGGGTTCAGAGGGGCTGTCTAGCATCTGTCAGGCTCCGGCTGTGATCTACGAAAGCATAGCAAATTTGGCTGTGATTTGCTCCGAAAAAGTGCCGTGATAATTGCACAATTTGCGTTACTTACCACCGTGTGACGGGTGTGACGGGTGTGACGGGTTTTCCCAGATGCATATAATCGCGAAAAAACATTTTTTGTAATAGTGAAACACCCAATTTTTCAACGCGATTCAATAAACATAGTTTTCTGTCACAGTTTTTGAATGTGGAAACACCCGTCACATGCGTCACAAGCGTCACGGCTGCGCCTCCAACCAGCTTGGCACGCGCAGGCCCGTCACGTAGCGGGCCACCCGGTCTTTGTTGGCACCAAAGCCCAGACGTGTCAGGCGTTCCCGCAACCCCTTTTGGCTCATGGTCTTGTTAATGCCGTTCGACGCGGCCCAATCCTGATAGGCCCTAAACACTTCTGTAGATGTCGCCTTTGCCTCTGCATCGCGGGTGCATACATCGTCCACAAATTGCGCCACCTGATCGGCCTCTAGTCGCCATTCTTGCTTTGCTGTCTCACTGGACGCGGGTGCGGTAAAGCCGTCTGTCAGGGCCAGCGCATAGGCTTTCAAGGCCATGTTCAAGATCCCCGGCAATTCGGTCAGCAGTTTGCCTTTTAACTGCGGGTCTTGCTCTTGCTTGGCAAAGGTCCGGTTGAATTGCAGAATCGTGGCCCGCCTGAATAGTGCCTCCGAAAAGTCGCGGGTGTGCGGCATGTGATTTGTGCCAAACCAGCACGTTGCAAAAGGTCGCATGACAAACGGATCTTTGAATTTGTGTTCAACGGTTGAAGGTTCGCCCGACGTGATCGCCTTCAATTCAGCGTCGGCTATTACTTCACCCTGTTTCAGTTCGGTCACGATATTTGCAAGTTTCTGGTGAAGGTGTGCCCTTTGGAAGCTGCGGTCAAAGTTTGCAGGTTGAACCCCAGCGACGTTTTCAACACCTGCCAAGCCTTCCAAGATCGCCAGCAACACGCTTTTGCCGTTTGCGCCCGGCCCGATAAGCATGACAAACAATTCATGACGCGCATGGCTCATTAGGGTGTAGCCCATCAATTCTATAACACATTTAATCTTGTCCAGAATGTCGGGATCATCCCGAAAGACCTGTTCAAGAAAGGCCCGGAATAGCGGCGCATCGGCCTGCGGATCGTAGGCCACCGGGATTTGCGTTGTGCGGTAGTTTTCCCTGCAATGCGGTCGCAAGGTCCACTTGCCGCCCTGTAATTCCAGTTCACCGTTCAAACAGTTCACGGTTTCAGGATTGCCTAGGTTAAATTTGTGATCCTCCCTGTAAATGTCAGATTTTAAAACATCGGTCACGCCATTCACGAGGCTGGCTGTCACATCAATCATTGCTTCGCCATCTAAACGCCCTTGCACGGCTTGCTTGATCGCCCGGTCATCCTGTTGCGTCCAGACGCCCCGCGCCTGCCAGCGCCAAACGAAAGCATCTGTGCATATGACATTGGCGCGCCCGATTGTGTCCAGCGCCATTCGCGCAAGGTCCAACTGATCCGGCTCCGGGATCGTGTCACGCTCTTGCGATAGCTGCGCCCGGATCGTGGTAAGCGTCATTTTCGTGGCGTCTTTGATCGCCCGAAACACGGTATCTTGTCGGACGGGATTCAGCGGCGCTGTCTCTGTGACAATCGCTTCCATTTCGTCGATCTGTCCCGGCTGTAATGCCTTCGCCGCCTCCAAGAGTTTTTCAAAGCTGCGCGGCTGAGGCCCTACAGCATCAAAACCATCAAGGGCGTTGCCAATCGCGGCTTGCGTTTTGCCGCCCTCCGCGATTGGCCCGCGTGGCGTCTGTAAGCCTGCCACAAAGCCGCTTTCGATAGTCGCGGCAATCTCTGCCGGATCAAGGCCAATGCCACTAGCAGCGGCGCTCAGGCGCTCTCTGACGGTGCGTTCATCCAAGCCGCCCCCAGCCACGATCTGCGCAAGGCTAAACGCCGATTTGTTTAGAGCGTCATTGCGCTGCCCCTCTGGTGCTAACAGCAATTCTGCCAGTTCACCTCGTAACGCCGTATCTGCCCAAGCGGTGCTATTGCCGCCCACAGTTGGCATGACACGTTCTGACAGTTTGCGCTGTGGCTTAACACAAAGCGCCAGTAGCCATTCTGGGCAATCGGCCAGCTCAAAAAAGCCCGGCGGGTTCTTCCAGCGGTAGGGCAGATCTGCGCCCGTTTTAACGCTTGGCACGCCGATAACCATGCCACCATCGGCCCGCACATCAACGCCCGGTGCCACTTGGCCCGCACTGTTTGCAATGTCCACGCCATCAGGCCACTTGAAATAGATATGC
This genomic window from Lentibacter algarum contains:
- a CDS encoding phage/plasmid primase, P4 family; translation: MTHDIKEAALDYAARGWHVFPAPQGEKKSHKSEKHSGTKWGATIDPAEIGRDWAKWPQANVGIVTGPKSGFFVVEADTPQGHDVDGIGNLAALIDQNGPLPHTIEALSPSGSWHIYFKWPDGVDIANSAGQVAPGVDVRADGGMVIGVPSVKTGADLPYRWKNPPGFFELADCPEWLLALCVKPQRKLSERVMPTVGGNSTAWADTALRGELAELLLAPEGQRNDALNKSAFSLAQIVAGGGLDERTVRERLSAAASGIGLDPAEIAATIESGFVAGLQTPRGPIAEGGKTQAAIGNALDGFDAVGPQPRSFEKLLEAAKALQPGQIDEMEAIVTETAPLNPVRQDTVFRAIKDATKMTLTTIRAQLSQERDTIPEPDQLDLARMALDTIGRANVICTDAFVWRWQARGVWTQQDDRAIKQAVQGRLDGEAMIDVTASLVNGVTDVLKSDIYREDHKFNLGNPETVNCLNGELELQGGKWTLRPHCRENYRTTQIPVAYDPQADAPLFRAFLEQVFRDDPDILDKIKCVIELMGYTLMSHARHELFVMLIGPGANGKSVLLAILEGLAGVENVAGVQPANFDRSFQRAHLHQKLANIVTELKQGEVIADAELKAITSGEPSTVEHKFKDPFVMRPFATCWFGTNHMPHTRDFSEALFRRATILQFNRTFAKQEQDPQLKGKLLTELPGILNMALKAYALALTDGFTAPASSETAKQEWRLEADQVAQFVDDVCTRDAEAKATSTEVFRAYQDWAASNGINKTMSQKGLRERLTRLGFGANKDRVARYVTGLRVPSWLEAQP